From the genome of Eisenibacter elegans DSM 3317:
AATGCGGATAACCCGGCAGGCATTACATTTGATGGGTTTGCCTTTGATGATTTCTTTATTGGCGAACGCAATCGAGTGGTGTTGTTAGAGCATTTTACCAATATCAGCAATGCAGGGGCTCGTACCGAAGATGATTTTATTAACAACTTCCCAAGCCCCACCAGCAACGAAGTAATACGGATTGCCTACCATACCAACTTCCCCGGGGAAGATGCGCTAAACCAAGACAACCCCGCCGACCCCAGCGCCCGAGCACTGTTTTATGGCGTAGGCACTACTCCCCGAACTGCCATTGATGGCAATATCCAAAATACACTTTTCTCTACAGGATGGGGCGCAGCGCAGTTCTCCAAACAAACACTCGAAGAAGGGGATTTTGAAATCAATATAGATCTGAGCAACAGTCTGGACGATATGCTTCGTGTTGAGGCTCAGGTACGGGCCTTGAAAGACATCGCTAATGCGACCGTGGTACACATCGCCGTCGTAGAGCGGCAAGTCAATGTCGGCGGGATGGTATATCGCAATGTATTGCGCAAAATGATTCCCTCTGCCGCTGGAACCTTCCGCCAAAACCCTTGGACAGCCAACGAAACACAGACTTTCCAAGGAATGTGGAACCTCCAAAACGTACGCGACCCTGCTCAGCTGGCTGTCATCGTCTTCGTACAAGATGACCGCAACGCGGCTGTATACCAAGCTGCCATACAAGGCTTGAATGGAATTAACCTGCGTGTGGCTACCGTTACAGCGACCGAAGGCGCTGCGGAGAGCCTTCAGCTCAAAGCATATCCCAACCCAACGCAAAATAAAGTCTACATTGGCTTTGACCAAGCGGCAGGCAAAAACTTTGAATGGAGAATTATGGATTTGAATGGACAATTGATTGAACAAGGTACCCTCCTCGCCGAGGAGGCCGGCTGGGTGTGGAATGCCGAACGCGTCGCCAGCGGCACATACCTCGTAGAGCTTTGGCATCCAGCCTCCAAAACAAGGTTGTATCAACGTCTCGTCATTGCCCGTTGATAACAAGCGGTCAAACACCACTGCCCCAAAGGCCAAACCTTTCGAGGGGCGGTGGTGTTGGAGGAGTATAGACCAACACCACCAGACACCGCCTTTTTATGGAAAATATCGCCCCGAAGCTATTCATTGCCCTTGCCGACTGGATGTACCAACAAGGGTTTAGCCTCCTCAATCACCAACAACAATTTCGCCGAAATACCGACCAAGGTTTTTGGAGTCTTATTCCTTCAGTAAGTTTATATGAAGGGGTATGTAAGGTTGAGGTCAACTTTGGGGTTCGGCATCATCACATCGAACAGTGGGCTACACAGTTTATGCAAATTCCGATGAGCTTGCGCGCTGATACAGCAACCCTGCAAACCTCATTGGGCAAGCTCCTAGAGCAGCCTTACCTACGCTACGAAATCAACCACGAAAGCGAAATCAAACTCATTGGTAACCAAATAGAAGAGGTTTTCCTCCAGAAAGCCCTCCCTTGGATGCAAGCCTGTGACTCGCTGACATACCTCCATCAGTTGCTCAATACCGACCCCGATAAGCCCTGTCGTTATATCCACAACCAACAATATCGCTGTTTCCGAGGGCAGGTCGTGGCTTGGCGATTGCGCTCCCCTGATTTTGAAAAACTGGCTCTAGCCTATACCCAAAGCCTGAAGCGCCAAGGTGCTACCGAACCTCAGCGCAGAGGATTTGAGCGGATGTGCCAAATTTTACGCACAACTTCTTGGAACTGAGATAACTTTTCCAACTTCGCTTGCGTATCGCCAATTATCTTTGTATATTTGCACCCCTTATGCTCCCTATCAGCATCAGCGGCGGATAAAAGCATTGTATCATTCCCAATAAAATCTTCTTAATATGATTATCGTAACCGTTAAAGAAAACGAGTCTATCGACAAGGCGCTTAAGCGTTTCAAGAAAAAATTCGAACGCACTGGCATACTGCGCCGTGTTCGCTCACGTGGCTACTACGAAAAGCCTTCTGTACGCAAGCGCACTACCAAACTCAAAGCGATTTATCGCGAGCGTATGCGCAGCAATGCAGAAAATGCTTAAAACATTTTTATTCCTCGTTTTTTTGTGTTAAGTTAGTGTTATGAGCGGCACACGACACCGCCCGCCATAACCCTAACTTATGCTAGAATCTTTCCTCAATTATATCCGCTACGAAAAAAGATACAGCCAACATACCCTGTATTCTTATAAAAATGACTTGGTTCAGTTTCGTAGCTATCTTGAAGACCAACATCAGCTAGGCGATACTCTAGCAGCAGAATACTATATGCTGCGAGGGTGGGTGGCGCATCTGTCCGAAAAAGAAGCCAACCCACTTACCATCAACCGTAAAATCGCCACCTTGCGCTCTTATTACAAATTCTTGCACCGTGAGGGGTACATCCAACGTAACCCAGCTGCCGAATTGCGCTCAATCAAAACCCCCAAGAAAACACCCGAGTTCGTTACTGCTGACAAATTACTGGCGCTCTTAGAAGATGAGCAGCACTTCGCTAGCGACTTCTGGGGGATGCGCGACCGTATTGTGATGGAGGTGCTCTATGGTACAGGGGCGCGGGTTGCCGAATTGTTACAACTTCGTATACAAGATGTTGATTTGAGCCGTAAGCTGCTCAAAGTATTGGGCAAAGGAGCCAAAGAACGCCTCATCCCTATACACAACAACTTATTGCCTCTACTGGCGGAATATATCCAAGCCAGGGCAAGCACCGTGGAAGACCTAAACCTGCCCCCACACGATTTCTTGTTATTGAGCGATACTGGGTTGGCTCCCCACGAAACACTCGTTTATGAGATTGTACGCAAATACCTCGCCCTCGTAACTACCCAAGAAGCCAAAAACCCTCACGTATTGAGGCACTCTTTTGCCACTCACTTGCTCAACAAAGGAGCTGACCTGAAAGCTATCCAAAACCTGCTGGGGCATAGTAGCCTCGCAGCCACGCAAGTGTATACACAAAATTCGTTGGAGCGCCTACAAGAGGTATTCCAACAAGCGCACCCTAAAGCCTAAGCTACCTGCCTCTCGAAGGCTTCCCTGCACAGGCTTAGCGGTTCTTTTTTTTCACCTAAACTCTAAAGCTTATGAAACTGCAAATTCATTCCGTGCACTTCGATGCTGATCAAAAACTGCTCGACTTCATCCAAAGAAAAAGCAGCAAGCTCGAAACCTTTTACGACCGCATTATCGACGGTGAGGTCTTTCTACGGATTGATAAAGGAGAGCACAGTCGGGAAAACAAATTGGTGGAAATCAAGCTCAATATCCCGGGCGCAACTTTATTTGCCAAACAACAAGACATCTCTTTTGAGGCAGCTACCGACGAAGCCGTCGAAAGCTTGCGCCGCCAAATCAAAAAACACAAAGAAAAAAATAGCGTCCGTTAAGCATCGACAGCCACAGGGCTGCCAATGAAATATATCTCAAGGTCTCTTAGTATGTACTAGGAGGCCTTTTTTGTGGAATAATTTGGCTATCAGGGTCTTGTCTCAGGGGGCTGCTGATGCCTCGACCTGTTATCAGAGCCAAAGCTGCTCAACAGACCCGTATTGGCTGTGAATCAATTTGATGTCAAAGCCCCCACCGAGATGCCATACAGGGAATACTTGACTACAGATTTTGTATCTTTGCCCGTGGTTTATGAAACCATTATTTTTTGTGTGAAAATCTCCTATTGAAGGTACCTCTATATGTTTGTATTGACCCAAACCCCTTCTGTGGCCAATCAGTGGCTGGCAGCTTTGCGCGACCACCGCAGCCAACAACATCGTGGACAATTTCGGCACAACCTCTCTCGTATTGGAGAGGCGCTAGCCTATGAAATTTCGCGTACATTGGCTTACCAAACGACTACAATCACGACGGTATTAGGGCAAAAACAAACCCAAACGCTTGTCCAGCACCCAGTATTGGTCAGCATTATGCGGGCGGGCCTGCCTATGCACGAAGGGATGCTGCGCATCTTCGACGAGGCTGATAGCGCCTTTGTAGGAGCGTATCGTGGACGAGCGCAGGCCGACCATTCTTTTGAAATAGAACAACACTATCTAACTACCCCCAACCTAGAAGGCAGGGTTGTCATTTTAGCAGACCCTATGTTGGCCACTGGGCGCTCGCTCTTGAGTACTATGGAGGTATTACGCCAATATGGCCAGCCCGCACAGTGGCATGTAGCGGCCATCATTGCCAGCCGGCAAGGGGTAGCGCTCATACAACAGGAGATGCCTGAAGCCAAACTGTGGTTAGGCGATATCGATGAGACCCTCAACGACAAGGCCTACATCGTGCCCGGACTAGGTGATGCCGGAGATTTAGCCTTTGGGAGCAAACTAGATTAGTGCGGATATGTTCGAACAATTGGCGAAGTACAGCAGTGTAGTACTGCTCGGAACCATCAAGTTTTTGTTTGGAGTCATCACAGGGTATGCCCTGCGTTTGTCATGGCTCGAAACCGTGCTTTGTGTGGTTCTTGGGATGATGATAGCGGTTATTTTTGTAAGCTTTGCTTCAGAATTTGTCAAGTTCCTTATCCGCAAGTTGCGCCGCCGTAAGCCGCCGCTATTCAACAAACGAACGCGCCGTTTGGTACGTGTTTGGCGTAGCTATGGGTTGTTGGGGATTGCTTTTTTGTCGCCCCTGTTTCTCACACCCATAGGAGGAACCTTGGTGGCTGTGTCGTTCAACGAGCGCTGGCATAGGATTATGTGGTATATGTTCCTTAGTGCGGTGGTTTGGGCGGTAGGCGAGGCTACACTGGTGTACCTGTTGGGCGATGTCAGCTTGCGCTTGATTGGGCGCTAATGCTTGTATTTTGCCTTTTAGAACTTGTTTATACCCAATCAAAATTGGTTTGGGAAATATATACCCTGAAAGCCTTTGGTAATCAAACGCTGTTAATCCTCAACCTTCAACTCAAGTAAATCTTGGTATAATTTTCATTGAGTATAAGAAAGCCAAAGCCTGTGAAGGCCTTGGCAATTGATAGTATGCATATGGTGGGGTTAGACTACTTCATAAACCCAGCCAAAGGGGTCGGCGGCTTTGCCGGTTTGGATGTCGGTCAGTTGTTGCTTGAGTGTTAGAGCGAGGCTACCCTCTTCGTGTGAGCGCAGGGGAAACTGCTGGCCTTCGTAGCCGATAAGCTGTATAGGGCTAATGACAGCGGCTGTACCTGCTCCAAAAGCTTCCTGAATGGTGCCATTGCTCAAGCCCTCAATTACTTCGGCTACTTTGATATGGCGTTCGGTAACGGTGTAGCCTTGTTGGCCTGCCAGCGCGATGATGCTGCTGCGAGTGATACCGGGCAGGATGGTGCCGTCGGTGAGGGTAGGCGTAAGCAATTCGCGTTCGCCTGTGCGGAAGAACAAGTTCATCGTTCCTGATTCTTCGATGTACTGGTGCGTCAGTCCGTCTGTCCAAACAAGCTGGTCATACCCTTCATTGCGCCCTTGTTGCGCGGGGTATAGTGAGGCAGCATAGTTGCCGGCAGTTTTGGCAGCACCTACCCCCCCTTTGACAGCCCGCACATACTTGGTTTCGATTTTGACCTTGGGCGGCGCAGCATAATAAGACCCTACCGGCGAGGCAATAATCATAAAGCGGTAATTATCAGATACTTTCAGGCCGACATACTCATCAGCCGCAAACATAAATGGACGGATGTAGAGCGAATACCCCTCTCTGGCCGGAATCCAATCACGGTCAAGGCGCAGAAGCTGCGTAAGACCTTCCATAAACAGCTCCTCGGGCAAGGTCGGCATACACATCCGCTCGGCAGAGCGATTGAGGCGGCGGGCATTTTCGAGCGGGCGGAAAAGCAAGCTCTTACCTTCGGGGCTGCGGTAGGCTTTCATCCCTTCAAAAATCGACTGGGCATAGTGAATGCCCATTGTAGCCGGGCTCATAGGCAGGTTGCCATAGGGTACAATGCGGGGTTGTTGCCACTGCCCTTCTTTATAATCGACCATAAACATGTGGTCGGTGAAAGTTCGGCCAAAGGCCAAATTCTCAAAATCGACGCTTGGCAGGCGCGAAGCAGCTACGGGTTCGATATGTATAGACAAGGTATCAATCATGGGGTTAAACAATCAGTGGTATTTCATAACAGCCAAGTAGGCGACGTGCTACTTTCTAGGCTTCCAGGGTATTTCGTCTACACCTAGTTCTTGGTGCATCTGGCGACACAAGACGAACAAATAATCCGACAGGCGGTTGAGGTACTGCGCCACCAAGGGAGCCACAAAAGCTTCTTGTTGGAGTAAGATGACAGCACGCTCGGCGCGTCGGCAAACGCAGCGGGCAATATGCCCCACTGAGACGGCAGGATGCCCTCCGGGCAAAATAAAGGAGCGCAAAGGCGGCAACTGTGCCTGCATTTCATCTATCTGCTCTTCGAGCAGCTGAATATCTTCTTCGCGTAAATCGGGCAATTTCAGAGCCGACTTGTCCGGGTCGGCAGCCAAACTAGAACCAATGGTAAAGAGTCGGTCTTGAATCTCCCGAATCAAGGTACTACGCTTGGCATTGACCTCTTGGTCGCCCAGCAAACCGATGTGTGAGTTCAACTCATCTACAGTTCCGTAGGCATCAATGCGGATATGGGCTTTGGACACACGCGTACCCCCAATGAGTGAGGTCTGTCCGCTATCTCCGGTTTTGGTGTATATCTTCATAATGTGTGATGATAAAAGCAGGCAAGAGCCTCCCCATACATTGACCGGCTCTTTTTAATCGGTACAAATATAACTTTTCCTGCTTTTATTTGCAATTATTTTATATTTATTTGGCTTATCTGACAATTGAGGTGTTATGGGGAGAGCATACTTTTAATAACAAAAAACAAAATGTATTAATTATCGCATTTTTCAAAATTTTATACTGATTGAGTTTGGCTCGATTCGGAGCTTGTGGCGGATGTGGCGTATATTTTCTCACAAAACCCTTATGAAGCATAAATCTTTCCCCTTTATTTTGCGTTAAACAGGGTGGA
Proteins encoded in this window:
- the upp gene encoding uracil phosphoribosyltransferase translates to MFVLTQTPSVANQWLAALRDHRSQQHRGQFRHNLSRIGEALAYEISRTLAYQTTTITTVLGQKQTQTLVQHPVLVSIMRAGLPMHEGMLRIFDEADSAFVGAYRGRAQADHSFEIEQHYLTTPNLEGRVVILADPMLATGRSLLSTMEVLRQYGQPAQWHVAAIIASRQGVALIQQEMPEAKLWLGDIDETLNDKAYIVPGLGDAGDLAFGSKLD
- a CDS encoding cob(I)yrinic acid a,c-diamide adenosyltransferase — its product is MKIYTKTGDSGQTSLIGGTRVSKAHIRIDAYGTVDELNSHIGLLGDQEVNAKRSTLIREIQDRLFTIGSSLAADPDKSALKLPDLREEDIQLLEEQIDEMQAQLPPLRSFILPGGHPAVSVGHIARCVCRRAERAVILLQQEAFVAPLVAQYLNRLSDYLFVLCRQMHQELGVDEIPWKPRK
- the hpf gene encoding ribosome hibernation-promoting factor, HPF/YfiA family; this translates as MKLQIHSVHFDADQKLLDFIQRKSSKLETFYDRIIDGEVFLRIDKGEHSRENKLVEIKLNIPGATLFAKQQDISFEAATDEAVESLRRQIKKHKEKNSVR
- a CDS encoding branched-chain amino acid aminotransferase; its protein translation is MIDTLSIHIEPVAASRLPSVDFENLAFGRTFTDHMFMVDYKEGQWQQPRIVPYGNLPMSPATMGIHYAQSIFEGMKAYRSPEGKSLLFRPLENARRLNRSAERMCMPTLPEELFMEGLTQLLRLDRDWIPAREGYSLYIRPFMFAADEYVGLKVSDNYRFMIIASPVGSYYAAPPKVKIETKYVRAVKGGVGAAKTAGNYAASLYPAQQGRNEGYDQLVWTDGLTHQYIEESGTMNLFFRTGERELLTPTLTDGTILPGITRSSIIALAGQQGYTVTERHIKVAEVIEGLSNGTIQEAFGAGTAAVISPIQLIGYEGQQFPLRSHEEGSLALTLKQQLTDIQTGKAADPFGWVYEVV
- a CDS encoding tyrosine-type recombinase/integrase, which gives rise to MLESFLNYIRYEKRYSQHTLYSYKNDLVQFRSYLEDQHQLGDTLAAEYYMLRGWVAHLSEKEANPLTINRKIATLRSYYKFLHREGYIQRNPAAELRSIKTPKKTPEFVTADKLLALLEDEQHFASDFWGMRDRIVMEVLYGTGARVAELLQLRIQDVDLSRKLLKVLGKGAKERLIPIHNNLLPLLAEYIQARASTVEDLNLPPHDFLLLSDTGLAPHETLVYEIVRKYLALVTTQEAKNPHVLRHSFATHLLNKGADLKAIQNLLGHSSLAATQVYTQNSLERLQEVFQQAHPKA
- the rpsU gene encoding 30S ribosomal protein S21 yields the protein MIIVTVKENESIDKALKRFKKKFERTGILRRVRSRGYYEKPSVRKRTTKLKAIYRERMRSNAENA